The proteins below are encoded in one region of Candidatus Binataceae bacterium:
- a CDS encoding NAD(P)H-quinone oxidoreductase: MKAVVCEKPGDESVLKIGEAADPTAGPGQLLIRVKYAGLNRADVMQRQGFYPPPPGASEIIGLECAGEVAAIGAGVGGWRVGERAMALLAGGGYAELAAVDAGSAMKIPRALSDEEGAAFPEVFITAFLNIFMLAAARPGESVLVHGGGSGVGTASILLCKEAGVRSIVTAGSDAKCEQCLKLGADVAINYNSGPFPAAVKTATGGRGADIILDSIGAAYLGQNLEALAHGGRLVLIGLMKGACTEIDLTGVLRRHLKVMGSTLRTRPEKEKAAIIAALLERFGAALEAGRLRPPIYKAVPMANVAEAHRMMAASEHFGKIVLRVA; encoded by the coding sequence ATGAAGGCGGTAGTTTGCGAGAAACCGGGCGACGAGAGCGTGCTCAAAATCGGCGAGGCTGCCGATCCCACGGCCGGTCCGGGCCAGTTGCTGATCCGGGTCAAGTATGCGGGCCTCAACCGCGCCGACGTGATGCAGCGTCAGGGCTTTTATCCGCCGCCACCGGGCGCCTCGGAAATCATCGGCCTCGAATGCGCGGGCGAGGTCGCCGCGATCGGAGCGGGAGTCGGCGGATGGCGCGTCGGCGAGCGCGCGATGGCTCTGCTGGCGGGCGGCGGCTACGCGGAATTGGCCGCGGTCGACGCCGGCTCGGCGATGAAAATCCCTCGCGCGCTGAGCGACGAGGAGGGCGCGGCATTTCCCGAGGTATTCATCACCGCGTTCCTCAACATCTTCATGCTGGCCGCCGCGCGGCCGGGCGAATCGGTCCTGGTGCATGGAGGCGGCAGCGGCGTCGGCACCGCGTCGATTCTGCTCTGCAAGGAAGCCGGGGTGCGCTCGATCGTGACTGCCGGCAGCGACGCCAAGTGCGAGCAATGTCTCAAGCTCGGCGCGGACGTCGCGATCAATTACAACTCGGGGCCGTTTCCCGCCGCGGTCAAGACCGCGACCGGCGGCCGCGGCGCTGACATCATCCTGGACAGCATCGGCGCCGCCTACCTCGGTCAGAACCTGGAAGCGCTCGCGCACGGCGGGCGGCTGGTATTGATTGGATTGATGAAGGGCGCGTGCACCGAGATAGATCTGACCGGCGTCCTGCGGCGTCATCTGAAAGTGATGGGCTCGACGCTGCGCACGCGTCCCGAGAAGGAGAAGGCGGCGATTATTGCCGCGCTGCTCGAGCGTTTCGGCGCCGCGCTCGAGGCCGGCCGGCTGCGCCCGCCGATTTACAAGGCGGTGCCGATGGCGAACGTGGCCGAGGCGCATCGCATGATGGCGGCGAGCGAACACTTCGGCAAGATCGTGCTGCGCGTCGCGTAG